The DNA region CTGCAAGGCCCCGGTCATAACGATCGGCATGGCGATCGCGACCCACGTTTGTACTTTCCCTTGTGCGGTGAGCGCTGAGAGGCGGTCGCGAAGGGCCGATCGCGCGCGAATCATCTCCGCCACACGGTCAAAGGCTTCCGCCAGGTTCGAACCGACTCGGCGGGAAATGCCGACCGCCCGAACTACGATCTCAAGATCGCGGCTCGGAAAACGTTCGAGAAGGCTTTCCAGGGCGCTTTCCATGGATACGCCTAGGCGCAACTCCTTCAAAACCAGTTCCAGTTCTTGATTAAGGGGCGGGGGTTGCGTGCGCGTCAGAGCCTCAACGGCGCGCTCGAACGTGTGTCCTGCGCGCAGAATCGAGGAAAGCTGCGGCAACACGACCGAGAACTGTTTATGAAAGAGCGCACGACGCCGTCGCTGGAGCAGCCGCAGGAAGAGATAAGGCAAGAGCCACGCAGACGCCAGGCAGACGGCTAAGGGGAGAAGCGAACGGAAGAGCAGCGTCGCCAATAGACCTGCGAAAGCGATCCATCGAGTTCGCTGCCGGAACGTGTGCGGTTCGATGAAAAGAAATTCGTTGGCCAATCCCTGTCGGACCATTTTCAGCCATTCGGACTCCATTCGCCGAAAGTTCGTTTCATGGCGGCGAATCACCGGCGGCAGGACCAGGAAAATCGCGAAGAACAAACAGACAGAACCGAGAGGAATCATGCGGCCTTCCCTAGGGGGTCCAGAATCTTCAGAAAAATCTCGCGGTCATTTGACCCCACGAGACCGAGAAAACGGGGGACGCGGCCGGTGCAGCGAAGCGTCGTGTCGCCGTGCTGCCGGAGAAAGAGATCCTGTGTGAGGATCGTTCCTTCTTCGGCCCCGCACACCTCCGTAACATGCGTTACGCGGCGCGTGCCGTCCGCCAGGCGGGCCTGAAATACGATGAGATCGAGAGCGCTCGCGATCTGTTCCCGAATCGCCCGTAAGGGCAGATCGAATCCGGCCATCAAGACCATGGTTTCCAGTCGAAGCAGGGCGTCTCGGGGAGAGTTCGCGTGAGCGGTGGTGAGGGAGCCGTCGTGACCGGTGTTCATCGCCTGCAACATGTCGAGGGCCTCGCCTCCCCGGCATTCACCCACCACAATTCGGTCGGGTCGCATACGCAACGCATTGCGAACCAGATCGCGGATGGCCACTTCGCCCTTGCCCTCGACGTTTGCGGGTCGTGTTTCAAGCGAGACGACATGATCTTGGGGAAGCTTCAACTCGGCGGCGTCCTCGATCGTCACGATGCGCTCGTGCCGCGGAATAAATCCGGACAGAGCGTTCAGTAATGTTGTTTTTCCGGAACCGGTCCCTCCGGCGATGAGGATATTTTTCCGGATGCGGACGGATTCGCTCAGAAACGATGCCGCCTGATCCGTCAACGATCCGAACTCGATCAATCGGGAGACGGAGAGGGGGACCTTCGAAAATTTTCGAATCGTGATCGTCGGGCCGTTGAGCGCTAAAGGAGGAATGACCGCATTGACGCGTGATCCGTCCGCCAGGCGCGCATCGACCATCGGGGAAGACTCGTCAATTCGCCGGCCCAGCGGAGAGACGATCCGATCGATGACGGAGCGAAGCGAGCTGTCGGAAATAAACTGAAACGGCGTTCGCTCGATTTTTCCGCCTCGTTCAACGTAAATTGCGGTTCGACCGTTCACCATCACTTCGGTCACGCTCGGATCTCGGAGAAGATTTTCCAGGGGTCCCAGGCCCACCGCTTCGTCCACGATATCCTGGACGAGAGCGGCGTCATCCGCCAGTCGATAATCCTGATGCATTTTCTCCAGACATTGCCGGACGAGATTTTCCACTTTTCGACGAAGGGAAGCGCCGCGAAGTTGGGTGTAATCGGCCCGACGGAGATCGATGATCTCCAAAAGGTGTTCGTGGAGAAAAGCGCGGGCGCGGTCGCGAATCTCTTGGGGAATCGTTGACGACATGTCAGTCCAGGATCGACAGTTCGAGTTCTTTGTTCTTCTTTTGCATCCCTTCGTCCATGTGACGAAGTTGTTTTTCGTGCGTAAAGCTTCCGGGGTCGGCGGGAAGGGGTGTGAGGAAGACGAGGAATTCCGTTTCGTTCTTCTGAAAGGAGCGGCTCTTGAACAGCTCTCCCAGGATCGGGATGTGTCCGAGGAGGGGAACCTTCTTAATGTTTTTTCGCGCCCGGTTTCCGATAAGACCTCCGAGGACAATGGTGTCACCGAGGCGGAGATTTGCCGCAGTCTTGACGTTGTTTTCGACGATGCCGGGAATGTTGTCGATGGCTGTGGCCGAGTCGAGATCACTCACTTTCGCCTCAATATCCAGAGAAACTTTTCGCGATTGGTCCGCCTGTGCAGTGACATTTAAGCTGACGCCGTATTGTTTAAAGATAATGTTGGCGGTCCGTTCAGAAACCAAGCGAATCGGAATTTCTCCGCCGGCCATGAACGATGCCGGTGTCCCGCTTCGGCAGAGAAGCTTCGGGTTAGCCAGCATTCGGGCGTATCCCTTTTCCATGAGCATGCGAAGAGAGCCCTCGGCCTGGAACCCGAGCGTTGTACTCGACATCGACCCCGTGCCGATCGAGCCACTCCCTTTTAGATTGATCTGATCGGGCCATCGAACCCCCACTTCGCCGAGCGAATTGCTCCGGACTTCCATCATTTTGAGATCAATGAGTACGAGCGGAACACTGTTAACGCCGACGGTCAGTTG from Bdellovibrionota bacterium includes:
- a CDS encoding pilus assembly protein N-terminal domain-containing protein, which codes for MQHQLHILRFLLSAGLAAWSSSVFAGRPISISPGHQQVIQAPGVVRVAIGNPAVADVKALPEAKQVIVTGLTDGTTDLIIWSEGNKKETYSIQVKSGVRNLEPEVGALLKGIEGIRLRVNGGRLIIDGQVFRGEDLDRIHKVLQMYPAVVNLTRVNQNALKYLGQEADSALDAAGFEHVKIRAAGDTLYLEGEVSKKSDAERAERVVSSIYSRVSNQLTVGVNSVPLVLIDLKMMEVRSNSLGEVGVRWPDQINLKGSGSIGTGSMSSTTLGFQAEGSLRMLMEKGYARMLANPKLLCRSGTPASFMAGGEIPIRLVSERTANIIFKQYGVSLNVTAQADQSRKVSLDIEAKVSDLDSATAIDNIPGIVENNVKTAANLRLGDTIVLGGLIGNRARKNIKKVPLLGHIPILGELFKSRSFQKNETEFLVFLTPLPADPGSFTHEKQLRHMDEGMQKKNKELELSILD
- a CDS encoding CpaF family protein, with the translated sequence MSSTIPQEIRDRARAFLHEHLLEIIDLRRADYTQLRGASLRRKVENLVRQCLEKMHQDYRLADDAALVQDIVDEAVGLGPLENLLRDPSVTEVMVNGRTAIYVERGGKIERTPFQFISDSSLRSVIDRIVSPLGRRIDESSPMVDARLADGSRVNAVIPPLALNGPTITIRKFSKVPLSVSRLIEFGSLTDQAASFLSESVRIRKNILIAGGTGSGKTTLLNALSGFIPRHERIVTIEDAAELKLPQDHVVSLETRPANVEGKGEVAIRDLVRNALRMRPDRIVVGECRGGEALDMLQAMNTGHDGSLTTAHANSPRDALLRLETMVLMAGFDLPLRAIREQIASALDLIVFQARLADGTRRVTHVTEVCGAEEGTILTQDLFLRQHGDTTLRCTGRVPRFLGLVGSNDREIFLKILDPLGKAA
- a CDS encoding type II secretion system F family protein, with translation MIPLGSVCLFFAIFLVLPPVIRRHETNFRRMESEWLKMVRQGLANEFLFIEPHTFRQRTRWIAFAGLLATLLFRSLLPLAVCLASAWLLPYLFLRLLQRRRRALFHKQFSVVLPQLSSILRAGHTFERAVEALTRTQPPPLNQELELVLKELRLGVSMESALESLLERFPSRDLEIVVRAVGISRRVGSNLAEAFDRVAEMIRARSALRDRLSALTAQGKVQTWVAIAMPIVMTGALQMIAPGYLKPLLTTTTGHLLLALCAIAMTLGGFWIHRICRAELLR